A single Methylomonas sp. AM2-LC DNA region contains:
- a CDS encoding HDOD domain-containing protein yields MPIAELLPAESLTDNTVYQHCLQSLQADTLVLPTIPDIAVKIRRAINNPHTTINQIARIVQIDPSITARLIHIANSPLYCGRRKTESCPEALTRLGLNAAQDIITALALKSVFTAKTPHIRQKMQALWEHCSYVAAISMVLAHKTPGFDPDRAMLAGLIHDIGIVPIFTYADTLAANPDQLSQAAKALRTPIGVEIITRWDFPEDFADIIRYAEDWFRKGDATASYSDVVMMAQLHSFIGKVDSKKLPKFNELPAYYKLVSGHMDVETSLNIMDEARDEIEQIRHFLH; encoded by the coding sequence ATGCCTATTGCTGAATTACTACCCGCCGAATCGTTAACCGATAATACTGTCTATCAGCATTGTTTGCAGTCTTTGCAGGCAGATACTCTGGTGTTACCTACTATTCCAGATATTGCCGTTAAAATTCGGCGTGCTATCAATAATCCGCATACCACTATCAATCAAATTGCGCGTATTGTGCAAATAGACCCCAGTATTACCGCGCGATTAATTCATATTGCCAATAGTCCTTTGTATTGTGGCCGACGTAAAACCGAAAGTTGCCCAGAGGCGTTAACCCGTCTGGGTCTTAATGCCGCACAAGATATTATTACCGCATTAGCTTTAAAATCGGTGTTTACGGCTAAAACCCCGCATATTCGTCAAAAAATGCAAGCATTATGGGAGCACTGTAGTTATGTGGCTGCCATTAGCATGGTATTGGCGCATAAAACCCCTGGCTTTGATCCAGACCGCGCCATGCTGGCCGGATTAATTCATGATATTGGTATCGTGCCAATCTTCACCTATGCCGATACCCTTGCCGCCAACCCCGACCAACTTTCTCAGGCAGCAAAAGCCTTACGAACTCCAATAGGGGTAGAAATTATTACACGCTGGGATTTTCCAGAAGATTTTGCTGACATCATTCGTTATGCAGAAGATTGGTTTCGCAAGGGAGATGCAACAGCCAGTTATAGCGATGTCGTTATGATGGCGCAGTTACATAGTTTTATTGGCAAGGTCGATAGTAAAAAGCTGCCAAAATTTAACGAATTACCGGCCTATTATAAGTTGGTATCCGGGCATATGGATGTGGAAACCAGTCTTAATATTATGGATGAAGCGCGCGACGAAATAGAGCAAATCAGACATTTTTTGCATTAA
- a CDS encoding cytochrome c peroxidase: MKNTAIFILLLLGALLFFPLANLLGLSDQNEPIAVLPGHSEKFTMVSKILQNKCVDCHSPGMMRATLYSDLPVVREYLKQDIELARARLVLSEQFFSGEKPATPLMLARLQGVIKHDEMPPEEYRLMHWTGSLTEKEKAIILAWIDEQRANLAWSKDTVAELKAEPVQPLPLTTELNPELVALGKKLFHDPLLSANDKLSCASCHDLTKGGTDQSKVSTGINAQQGPINSPTVYNAMYNIAQFWDGRAKDLQEQAAGPVSNPKEMGAQWDKVIEKLKQVPDYQQAFATLYPAQGLTKNTVTATIAVFEQALLTGNSRFDQYLRGNTTLLTSEEKHGYALFKDNCSSCHLGPVLGGLSYEKMGEEYFKSRSDPLTEADNGRYNVTKQEKDRHYFKVPTLRNIEITHPYFHDGTVDSLAEAVQKMGKVQANKNFTTEEIADLVAFLKTLTGEYQGKSLLQLKMEDFNS, encoded by the coding sequence ATGAAAAATACTGCCATTTTTATTCTTCTGCTCTTGGGCGCTTTATTGTTTTTCCCACTAGCCAATCTACTGGGCCTATCAGATCAAAACGAACCCATTGCTGTATTACCGGGGCATTCAGAAAAATTTACGATGGTGTCTAAAATTCTGCAAAATAAGTGTGTAGACTGCCATTCGCCCGGTATGATGCGCGCAACTCTTTATTCCGATTTACCCGTGGTTCGCGAATATCTTAAACAGGATATTGAACTGGCCCGTGCAAGGCTGGTTTTGTCAGAACAATTTTTTAGTGGAGAAAAACCGGCAACGCCTCTGATGTTAGCGCGATTGCAGGGGGTTATTAAACACGACGAAATGCCGCCCGAAGAATACCGCCTGATGCATTGGACAGGCAGTTTAACTGAAAAAGAAAAGGCCATCATTCTGGCCTGGATTGATGAGCAACGTGCCAATTTGGCCTGGAGTAAAGATACCGTTGCAGAATTAAAAGCAGAACCCGTACAGCCTTTGCCCTTAACCACAGAGTTAAATCCAGAGTTGGTCGCTTTAGGCAAAAAATTATTCCACGATCCTTTGTTATCGGCTAATGATAAGTTGAGTTGCGCTTCTTGCCATGATTTAACAAAAGGTGGCACCGATCAATCGAAAGTATCTACGGGTATTAATGCGCAACAAGGGCCAATTAATTCGCCCACTGTGTATAACGCCATGTATAACATTGCCCAATTTTGGGATGGTCGCGCAAAAGACTTGCAGGAACAGGCCGCAGGCCCTGTAAGCAATCCCAAGGAAATGGGTGCGCAATGGGATAAAGTGATTGAAAAACTAAAGCAAGTGCCAGATTATCAACAGGCTTTTGCAACACTCTATCCAGCACAGGGTTTAACCAAAAATACAGTAACCGCCACTATTGCCGTTTTCGAACAAGCGCTGCTAACCGGTAATTCACGTTTTGATCAATATTTACGTGGTAATACCACGCTGTTAACCAGCGAAGAGAAACACGGATACGCCTTGTTTAAAGACAATTGTAGCAGTTGCCATTTAGGTCCGGTATTAGGTGGTTTGTCGTATGAAAAAATGGGCGAAGAGTATTTTAAATCGCGTAGCGACCCGCTAACCGAAGCGGATAATGGCCGCTACAATGTCACCAAGCAGGAAAAAGACCGCCATTATTTTAAAGTACCCACTTTGCGTAATATTGAAATAACCCATCCGTATTTTCATGATGGCACTGTTGATAGTTTGGCCGAAGCCGTTCAGAAAATGGGCAAGGTACAAGCCAATAAAAACTTTACTACTGAGGAAATTGCCGATTTAGTCGCTTTTCTGAAAACCTTAACAGGTGAGTATCAGGGCAAGAGCTTATTACAATTGAAAATGGAAGATTTTAATAGTTAA
- a CDS encoding HIRAN domain-containing protein, which yields MNFINHILQPSRLLLVWQSPEGKSRKRFVVGEVCAVEETYVFRYLPNTVDFFNAQNEGFMGYPAFRKYSQEYQEGVLDTFLRRVPPRKRGDFHKYLEQWRLAADINISDFALLGHTGAKLPNDGFSLINPFDGINAPYQFYIEVAGFRYYRESISLNDITIGTAVNFVLEPENDIDPNAVRIETLAGKFGYVNKVQCLAFNRWLKSSTITAWIERINGTDERPLIYILGQIDNINSNKIAA from the coding sequence ATGAACTTTATTAATCACATCCTCCAACCTAGCAGGCTGCTTTTAGTTTGGCAGTCACCAGAAGGCAAATCGAGAAAAAGGTTTGTGGTCGGTGAAGTGTGTGCGGTCGAAGAGACTTATGTTTTTCGTTATCTTCCCAATACAGTAGATTTTTTCAATGCGCAGAATGAAGGATTTATGGGTTATCCTGCATTCCGTAAATATTCTCAGGAATATCAAGAAGGGGTTTTAGACACTTTTTTACGTCGAGTACCGCCTCGTAAACGAGGGGATTTTCATAAATATCTTGAGCAGTGGCGATTGGCTGCCGATATAAATATATCCGATTTTGCATTGCTTGGACATACCGGAGCTAAACTGCCTAATGATGGCTTTTCCCTGATAAATCCCTTTGATGGTATCAATGCACCTTATCAGTTTTATATTGAGGTTGCAGGTTTTCGTTATTATCGAGAGTCTATTTCTCTTAATGATATTACCATTGGCACAGCGGTAAATTTTGTATTAGAGCCAGAAAACGATATTGACCCCAATGCTGTAAGAATCGAAACTTTAGCTGGAAAATTTGGTTATGTTAACAAAGTACAATGCCTTGCTTTTAATCGCTGGCTTAAATCCAGTACCATCACCGCATGGATTGAACGCATTAATGGTACTGATGAACGACCTTTGATTTACATTTTGGGTCAAATCGACAATATAAATTCAAACAAAATTGCTGCTTGA
- a CDS encoding HipA domain-containing protein gives MRREGVLIEQPNHQVVDIASWKGDDQFEIYPEGARDKSLLISPTGTDYSFLIENHRYLFKHSFQTKKRSIPDQYWTEIIAYRIGCMLGIPVPPAFVAYNSEQNICGSLIEWFLNYPDQANELSVSGGDIMSALIPSYDRKKGKEHNFLSIELFLTVINKNVEFETNWLESWCGMLLFDSIIGNTDRHQDNWELLWNQVRARRVRLSPVFDNGTSLGYEILESKMSDFYSKNKMAAYINKGRHHLKWHQNDDKSCQHIRLLTLLTNKHPDLIYCINNTLDLFSQEQLHSILNNCTQYSISVPLSSKRADFICHLVTQRVRAIKQKFERYQ, from the coding sequence ATGAGGCGTGAAGGGGTATTAATCGAACAGCCTAACCATCAGGTTGTTGATATTGCAAGCTGGAAAGGTGATGATCAATTTGAGATTTACCCTGAAGGTGCACGTGACAAATCGCTATTGATAAGCCCGACTGGCACTGATTACAGTTTTTTGATTGAAAACCACCGATATTTATTTAAGCATTCCTTTCAAACTAAAAAAAGGAGTATTCCAGATCAATACTGGACAGAAATAATTGCTTATAGAATTGGCTGTATGTTAGGTATTCCAGTGCCACCAGCATTTGTTGCTTACAATAGTGAACAAAATATTTGTGGTTCACTGATAGAATGGTTTTTAAACTATCCTGATCAAGCCAATGAGCTTAGCGTATCAGGTGGTGACATTATGTCAGCTTTAATACCTAGTTATGATAGGAAAAAAGGTAAAGAGCATAATTTTTTATCAATTGAGCTGTTTTTAACAGTCATTAATAAGAATGTTGAATTTGAAACAAATTGGTTAGAGTCTTGGTGCGGTATGCTGCTATTTGATAGCATAATCGGTAATACAGATCGCCATCAAGATAACTGGGAATTACTTTGGAACCAAGTACGTGCTCGTAGAGTCAGATTGTCACCTGTTTTTGATAACGGTACGAGTCTCGGTTATGAAATTTTAGAATCAAAAATGTCTGACTTTTATTCAAAAAACAAAATGGCCGCCTATATTAATAAGGGTCGACATCATTTAAAATGGCACCAGAACGATGATAAATCATGTCAGCATATACGCTTGTTAACGCTACTAACGAACAAGCATCCTGATTTAATTTATTGTATAAACAACACTTTAGATTTATTTTCACAAGAGCAATTGCACTCTATACTGAATAATTGTACACAGTACTCAATATCAGTACCATTATCATCAAAAAGAGCAGATTTTATTTGTCACTTAGTAACACAAAGAGTAAGAGCCATAAAACAAAAATTTGAGCGTTATCAATGA
- a CDS encoding C13 family peptidase, with product MLQLLKDCKTNLVLGFRIAVFRKCSVEQFVVNTDQVVLLLLLDFLLNLVFGYVAALPRPVFVEFALPTYCYSQLLFYLGIYLVLKLWKESALFLALCVTTLSISWLFSPLLIYIHVLEVKQTADIVIRILPIVIGIYYLVVLYKAIFIVASHKKLLTLAVLIAGLAPIIWSSNYFEFDEFDYFWNSAPEKEVDEPNPYAKFEAIDAEQLMYQQPKLLDAALQQMQPQRDGYTDLFFIGFAGYAMQDVFSKEVTYAKELMDMQFDTLGHSINLINNIATHDSLPLANASNLSITLKHIGSIINPAEDVLFLYLSSHGSKDHKLSVQFWPLALNDISPEKLRTMLDEAGIKWRVIIISSCYSGGFIDALQNENTLIATAAAADKTSFGCSDDVDFTYFGEALFKDTLPHEKSVVYALQTAQKLINAREKLESLDPSQPQLVVGQAITPKLDALAAALTLAK from the coding sequence ATGCTACAGCTTTTAAAAGACTGTAAAACAAATCTAGTGTTAGGTTTTCGCATTGCTGTATTCCGCAAATGCTCAGTCGAGCAATTTGTTGTCAATACCGATCAAGTAGTCTTGCTATTACTACTGGATTTTCTGTTAAACTTGGTATTTGGCTATGTTGCAGCATTACCGAGGCCGGTTTTTGTTGAATTTGCACTGCCAACTTATTGTTATAGCCAGTTGCTATTTTATCTCGGCATCTACTTAGTACTTAAACTCTGGAAAGAATCAGCACTATTTTTGGCACTTTGTGTCACTACATTAAGTATATCGTGGCTGTTTAGTCCATTATTAATCTATATTCATGTTCTTGAAGTAAAGCAAACAGCGGATATTGTTATTAGGATATTACCGATTGTTATTGGTATTTACTATCTTGTTGTCTTGTATAAAGCTATTTTCATTGTTGCCAGTCATAAAAAATTACTCACGCTAGCTGTATTGATAGCGGGATTAGCTCCCATCATTTGGAGTAGCAATTATTTTGAATTTGATGAATTTGACTATTTTTGGAATTCAGCACCAGAAAAAGAAGTAGATGAGCCAAATCCCTATGCAAAGTTTGAGGCTATAGATGCTGAACAATTGATGTATCAGCAACCTAAATTACTGGATGCCGCCTTACAACAAATGCAGCCGCAACGTGATGGTTACACCGATTTATTTTTTATCGGTTTTGCTGGCTATGCAATGCAGGATGTGTTCAGCAAGGAAGTCACGTATGCCAAAGAGCTAATGGATATGCAGTTCGATACGCTGGGGCATTCTATCAACTTGATCAACAATATAGCCACCCACGATAGCCTGCCACTGGCTAACGCTAGCAACCTGAGTATAACCTTAAAGCATATCGGTAGCATTATCAACCCAGCAGAAGATGTCTTGTTTCTGTACTTAAGCAGTCATGGTTCTAAAGATCATAAACTGAGTGTGCAATTCTGGCCCCTGGCGCTGAATGACATTAGCCCAGAAAAACTGCGCACTATGCTAGATGAAGCAGGTATTAAATGGCGAGTAATTATTATCTCGTCCTGTTATTCCGGTGGCTTTATCGATGCTTTACAAAATGAAAACACCCTGATCGCTACTGCGGCAGCAGCCGATAAAACCTCTTTCGGCTGTAGTGATGATGTTGATTTTACCTACTTTGGCGAAGCACTATTTAAAGATACTTTGCCACATGAAAAATCAGTTGTTTATGCCTTACAAACAGCACAAAAGCTGATAAATGCCCGCGAAAAACTGGAAAGTCTCGATCCATCCCAACCGCAGTTAGTCGTCGGCCAAGCTATTACGCCAAAACTGGATGCGCTAGCAGCTGCCTTAACGCTAGCTAAATAG
- the lolA gene encoding outer membrane lipoprotein chaperone LolA has translation MMIKLLATCVLFVCFWHSACAEESPLAQLKSFLSHSASMSADFQQVSLDKAGHPGKSSYGKFYLNRPGKFRWNYEKPFVQEIVSNGGKVWFYDADLEQVTVKNLDDSLGSTPALLLTGQVNLEEKFKLEEQGKDTDMNWIKLVPKDEESGFKYVLIGLNAGQLAGMELSDNFGQLTRIYFTNIQLNPTLNADMFNFKPPKGADVFGN, from the coding sequence ATGATGATTAAATTACTGGCAACTTGCGTACTTTTTGTCTGTTTCTGGCACTCGGCATGTGCCGAGGAGTCGCCGCTTGCGCAGCTTAAATCTTTTTTATCGCACAGCGCATCAATGAGTGCCGATTTTCAGCAAGTGAGTCTGGATAAAGCGGGCCATCCCGGCAAAAGCAGTTATGGTAAATTTTATTTAAACCGGCCCGGCAAATTTCGTTGGAATTATGAAAAGCCATTTGTGCAAGAAATAGTCTCGAATGGTGGCAAAGTTTGGTTTTACGATGCCGATCTGGAACAAGTTACCGTTAAGAATTTGGATGATTCGCTAGGCTCTACCCCTGCCCTGCTCTTAACCGGTCAAGTGAATCTGGAAGAAAAATTTAAACTGGAAGAACAAGGTAAGGATACCGACATGAACTGGATTAAACTAGTACCCAAAGACGAGGAAAGTGGTTTTAAATACGTACTGATTGGCCTAAACGCTGGACAGTTGGCTGGCATGGAATTAAGCGATAATTTTGGTCAATTAACGCGTATTTATTTTACCAACATTCAACTTAATCCAACATTAAATGCCGATATGTTTAATTTCAAGCCACCTAAAGGCGCGGATGTGTTTGGTAATTAA
- the mrcB gene encoding penicillin-binding protein 1B has protein sequence MARRPNKTTTTSRPTRRRKTTSKSSWLLHLIIPIILLAGFGLFSYMGYLDYKVREQFEGKRWSIPARVYASPVELYVGYPITSKSFEDLLIQLHYRQDEQLNGEGSYFLKASQMAVKTRTFNFGDTEEKGRKIIINFAAGAITTITDVDTNSDVAILRMDPVQIGSFYPTLKEDRILIKLDETPQQLLQGLFSTEDRDFYNHFGLSPKGIIRAMWTNVKAGGMVAGGSTITQQLVKNFFLTNERSLVRKINEALMAFILEYRYSKNEILEAYLNEIFLGQDGASAVHGFGLASEFYFGESLKNLSLPQMATLVALVRGPSMYDPRKNPERSLERRNLVLDSMQQEGYITPQQVSAAKSEPLNVATVTHRSANRYPDFIDLVKRQLKQEYKEEDLTSEGLRIVTTLDTRIQDTLEQSILTKLKQLEKSPKSDDLESAAIVTRRDSGEIVALSGGRNSATTGFNRALDAVRPIGSLIKPVIYLTALEYPDRYTITTTVSDTPMEIEAEKGKLWTPKNFDNKEHGSIALHTALANSFNLATVRIGMDVGLSRIANTLKSMGVNRAVELYPSFLLGASPLTPFEVTQLYQTLAGDGYATPLRSIRAVNAANGQALQSYPLTVHQAVDPAATFITNTILQEVMRSGTGHSAYNYLHTDMALVGKTGTTNGLRDSWFAGFSGDFLSVVWIGRDDNKPTGLTGGSGALQIWAELMRQVSKKPVVLVPPDNIEMKWIESGSGLLSSEKCAGAQLYPYIANSGPTQLSECGASATTDPSWINNLNPF, from the coding sequence ATGGCCAGAAGACCCAATAAAACCACCACCACTAGCCGCCCCACCCGGCGTCGGAAAACCACGTCCAAATCATCCTGGCTACTACATTTGATCATCCCGATCATCTTGTTAGCAGGTTTTGGCTTGTTTTCCTATATGGGGTATCTTGATTACAAAGTGCGTGAACAATTTGAAGGCAAGCGTTGGTCTATACCTGCGCGTGTGTATGCCAGCCCTGTAGAGCTTTATGTAGGTTATCCTATTACCAGCAAGAGCTTTGAAGATCTTTTAATACAATTGCACTATCGTCAGGATGAACAATTAAATGGTGAAGGCTCCTATTTCCTGAAAGCGTCGCAAATGGCTGTTAAAACTCGCACTTTTAACTTTGGTGATACGGAAGAAAAAGGTCGAAAAATTATTATTAATTTTGCAGCAGGTGCCATTACCACCATTACTGATGTCGATACCAATAGCGATGTGGCCATTTTACGCATGGATCCGGTACAAATTGGCAGTTTTTACCCTACTCTAAAAGAAGACCGTATTCTCATTAAACTGGATGAAACACCGCAGCAATTATTGCAGGGTTTATTTTCTACGGAAGATCGCGACTTTTATAATCACTTTGGTTTATCGCCGAAAGGTATTATCCGTGCCATGTGGACTAACGTTAAAGCGGGTGGCATGGTGGCGGGTGGCAGTACTATTACGCAACAATTGGTTAAAAACTTTTTCCTGACCAACGAGCGCAGTCTGGTGCGTAAAATTAACGAAGCCTTAATGGCTTTTATTCTGGAATACCGTTATAGCAAAAATGAAATCCTGGAAGCCTATCTGAATGAAATTTTTCTGGGTCAGGATGGAGCCAGTGCAGTACATGGTTTTGGGCTAGCCAGTGAATTTTATTTTGGTGAGTCTTTAAAAAACCTGTCGCTGCCACAAATGGCCACCTTAGTGGCTTTGGTGCGTGGACCTTCCATGTATGATCCGCGTAAAAATCCAGAACGTTCATTGGAGCGCCGTAATCTGGTTCTGGATTCTATGCAGCAAGAAGGCTATATAACACCGCAACAAGTGAGTGCCGCCAAAAGTGAACCGCTGAATGTAGCTACGGTTACGCATCGCTCTGCCAATCGTTATCCTGATTTTATAGACCTAGTTAAACGCCAATTAAAACAAGAATATAAAGAAGAAGATTTAACTTCAGAAGGCTTGCGTATCGTTACTACACTGGATACGCGTATTCAAGATACTCTGGAACAATCGATACTGACTAAACTTAAACAACTGGAAAAAAGCCCCAAAAGTGACGATCTGGAAAGCGCCGCCATTGTTACACGTCGTGATAGTGGCGAAATTGTGGCTTTATCTGGCGGTCGTAATTCTGCAACCACGGGTTTTAATCGTGCGCTGGACGCAGTTAGACCTATTGGGTCGTTGATCAAACCCGTCATCTACCTGACTGCACTGGAATATCCAGACCGATACACGATAACCACTACAGTCAGTGATACCCCTATGGAAATTGAAGCCGAAAAGGGTAAACTGTGGACGCCTAAAAACTTTGATAATAAAGAACATGGTTCCATTGCGCTGCATACGGCTTTAGCCAACTCTTTTAATCTGGCTACCGTGCGTATTGGTATGGATGTTGGCTTATCGCGCATTGCCAACACACTGAAAAGTATGGGTGTAAACCGGGCTGTTGAACTGTATCCTTCATTTTTACTGGGTGCATCGCCACTCACCCCGTTTGAAGTCACACAGCTTTACCAAACGCTAGCGGGTGATGGTTATGCGACACCGTTGCGCTCTATACGCGCTGTCAATGCAGCCAATGGTCAAGCATTGCAAAGTTATCCGTTAACGGTACATCAAGCCGTAGATCCGGCTGCCACGTTTATCACCAATACCATTTTACAAGAAGTCATGCGCTCTGGTACCGGCCACTCTGCCTACAATTATCTGCATACCGATATGGCGCTAGTGGGGAAAACTGGCACCACCAACGGCTTACGCGATAGTTGGTTTGCCGGTTTTAGTGGCGACTTTTTATCTGTGGTGTGGATAGGTCGTGATGATAATAAACCCACTGGTTTGACAGGTGGCAGTGGTGCTTTGCAGATTTGGGCGGAATTAATGCGGCAAGTCTCTAAAAAACCCGTGGTTTTAGTACCACCCGATAATATTGAAATGAAATGGATAGAATCGGGCAGTGGTTTACTCAGCAGCGAAAAATGTGCAGGTGCGCAACTTTACCCTTATATAGCCAATTCTGGGCCTACTCAATTATCAGAATGCGGCGCTTCGGCAACGACAGATCCCTCCTGGATCAATAACCTTAACCCCTTTTAA
- a CDS encoding CpsD/CapB family tyrosine-protein kinase, with amino-acid sequence MNSTESHQENRQQSGNSHENANIAYTQTRIQVANDQLLKQNRLISILQPGVWLESYRMLRTRCLQAFDVNNWQTLAITSTSNGTGNSLTAANLAICIAMELNRTALLVDANFKNPAINTLFGFNAQAGLSDYLLNDTELSTLLINPGIQRLVILPAGKPMVNSTEMLHSPKMLKLVSELKSRYPSRIIIFDMPPILSQDDALAFSPYVDSVLLVVDEGNTKTEDLKRVMTLLKDVNVLGTVFNKSTDKKIKYDT; translated from the coding sequence ATGAACTCGACTGAATCGCATCAGGAAAACAGACAGCAAAGTGGCAATTCCCATGAAAATGCCAATATTGCTTACACACAAACCCGTATCCAGGTTGCCAACGATCAACTGCTTAAACAAAATCGACTCATATCGATTTTACAGCCGGGTGTATGGCTGGAATCTTACCGGATGTTACGTACCCGCTGTTTGCAAGCGTTTGATGTTAACAACTGGCAAACGCTGGCAATTACCAGCACCAGCAACGGTACCGGTAATAGCTTAACAGCGGCAAATCTGGCCATCTGTATTGCTATGGAGCTCAATAGAACCGCATTATTGGTCGATGCCAACTTCAAAAATCCGGCTATCAACACCCTGTTTGGTTTTAACGCACAAGCGGGGTTAAGCGATTACTTATTGAATGACACAGAACTAAGCACTTTATTGATTAATCCCGGCATACAGCGCCTAGTTATTTTGCCTGCGGGTAAGCCCATGGTTAATTCTACGGAAATGCTGCATTCCCCGAAAATGCTTAAACTCGTATCAGAGCTAAAAAGCCGCTACCCTTCGCGAATCATCATTTTTGATATGCCCCCTATTCTGTCTCAGGATGACGCTTTAGCTTTCTCTCCTTATGTAGATTCTGTATTACTGGTGGTTGACGAGGGAAATACCAAAACAGAAGATTTGAAACGGGTAATGACCTTATTAAAAGATGTGAATGTATTAGGCACCGTATTCAATAAATCGACAGACAAAAAAATCAAGTACGACACCTGA
- a CDS encoding Wzz/FepE/Etk N-terminal domain-containing protein — MENQTPDIKDYLKIIKRRRRFVIIPFFVIFLISIVVAVVLPSIYRSSATILIEEQEIPSELVRSTVTTFADQRIQQISQRIMSRSNLMDIIKKFNLYADLLKNKTEERVLEKMRKSIRVDTVSADVIDPRNGQPTKATIAFILAFDNTSAEVAQQVDNELVSLFLKENIKSRTESADNAALFLNEESKRLKDKIIEIQASLAGFKEKNLNQLPEANQLNQQELTSLNNQLLSLDTQDRSAQERRFYIIGELAQIDPNTTSVNAAGNRVYDMKDRLKELQSQYPSMVSRYSDTHPDVLKAKREIDSLKNEIGSNTDLSAMAAELTDKKSQLGLLLKQYSEKHPDVIKLQKEISSLQQSMVEAKQHEYSNVVVQPDNPAYISLKAQLDSVDSDIKSLAQTRAQFKHRIDELRDNLRKSPLIEKEYMDMIQELDNTNVRYREVSTREMEAQIAQQLELQKKGERFTLIEPPQLPSEAQSPKRNVIVFLGFVLAILGGFAVLGLAEMMDSSIHSEKAITHIIGTAPLATIPYFESHKEHLDRLKQRKALFFTCLLIILAVAIAFHFIIMPLDVFWLKLLRIASNL, encoded by the coding sequence GTGGAAAATCAAACGCCCGATATTAAAGATTATCTTAAGATAATCAAGAGACGCAGAAGATTCGTCATCATCCCCTTTTTCGTTATTTTCCTGATATCAATAGTGGTTGCTGTCGTTTTACCTTCAATTTACCGATCATCTGCAACGATTTTAATTGAAGAACAGGAAATTCCATCCGAGCTGGTCCGATCAACCGTCACCACCTTTGCTGATCAGCGTATTCAACAAATCAGCCAACGCATTATGTCGCGATCTAATTTGATGGATATCATCAAAAAATTTAACCTGTATGCCGATTTATTGAAAAACAAAACGGAAGAACGGGTGCTGGAAAAAATGCGTAAAAGCATTAGGGTAGATACGGTCAGTGCTGACGTTATTGATCCACGTAATGGACAACCCACTAAAGCCACCATTGCTTTTATTCTAGCTTTTGACAATACATCTGCCGAGGTGGCGCAACAGGTCGATAACGAACTGGTCTCGCTGTTTCTTAAAGAAAACATAAAATCACGTACCGAATCTGCCGATAATGCCGCATTGTTTCTAAATGAGGAATCGAAACGTTTAAAAGACAAAATCATCGAAATTCAAGCAAGCTTAGCCGGTTTCAAAGAAAAAAATCTTAACCAGTTACCCGAAGCCAATCAATTAAATCAACAGGAATTAACCTCGTTGAATAATCAGTTACTGAGTCTGGATACCCAAGATCGCTCTGCTCAAGAACGCCGTTTTTATATCATTGGCGAGTTAGCACAAATCGATCCGAATACCACCTCTGTTAATGCAGCGGGTAATCGGGTATATGATATGAAAGACCGTTTGAAAGAATTGCAATCCCAATATCCGTCTATGGTTTCACGTTATTCAGACACCCACCCGGATGTATTAAAAGCAAAAAGAGAAATTGATTCTTTAAAAAATGAAATTGGTTCCAATACCGATTTGAGTGCCATGGCAGCAGAGTTGACTGATAAAAAATCACAACTGGGTTTATTATTAAAACAGTATTCTGAAAAACATCCCGATGTGATTAAACTGCAAAAAGAAATATCATCATTGCAGCAAAGCATGGTTGAAGCTAAACAACACGAATATTCGAATGTCGTGGTTCAACCTGACAATCCAGCCTATATTTCGCTAAAAGCACAACTGGACAGTGTAGATAGTGACATTAAATCTCTGGCCCAAACCCGCGCTCAATTTAAGCATCGCATTGATGAACTGCGCGATAATCTACGCAAATCGCCCTTAATTGAAAAAGAATACATGGATATGATTCAGGAGTTGGATAATACCAATGTCCGCTATCGCGAAGTGAGTACGCGTGAAATGGAAGCACAAATTGCCCAACAATTAGAGTTACAGAAAAAAGGCGAACGCTTTACCCTGATTGAACCACCACAACTACCTAGCGAAGCACAAAGTCCGAAACGTAATGTCATCGTGTTCCTGGGTTTTGTGCTAGCTATTTTAGGCGGTTTTGCGGTGTTGGGTCTGGCAGAAATGATGGACTCCAGCATTCATAGTGAAAAAGCCATTACCCATATCATAGGCACAGCGCCGTTAGCGACTATCCCCTATTTTGAAAGCCATAAGGAACATCTGGATCGTCTTAAGCAACGTAAAGCCTTATTTTTCACTTGCCTGCTAATCATACTGGCGGTGGCGATCGCTTTTCATTTCATTATCATGCCACTGGATGTGTTTTGGCTGAAACTATTGCGCATAGCCAGCAATTTATAA